Proteins co-encoded in one Rhodococcus sp. PAMC28707 genomic window:
- a CDS encoding acyl-CoA synthetase produces the protein MSTGTRVNTVDGILRRSAARFPNRPAVVFDGRSLTYRHLDETVSRVARYLLSLGLVKGDRVAAYGVNSDAYLVGFLACARAGLIHVPVNYALVGNELGYLIAQSGARAALVDPELADVLQSVRREHDIDVVLSLADLVDLAFDEDASELDSAVESGDLAQLLYTSGTTSKPKGAMMSHGALVAEYVSSVIALGLGRDDNPLVVMPLYHSAGMHVFTLPYLSVGATIHLMSKPVVPEILRRIEADRIGSLFLAPTVWVPLANHPDLETRDLSSLTKAQYGASIMPVTVLNRLRAKYPNIEFYNCFGQSEIGPLATVLQPEEHEDRPASCGRAVFFVETRVVDADGNDVPDGEPGEVLYRSPQLCDGYWDNPDATADAFRDGWFHSGDLVTRDSEGFITVVDRIKDVINTGGILVASREVEDAIYTHPAVAEVAVIGTPDDKWIEAVTAVVVLKDGHDATADALIAHVKGLIAPFKVPKNVVFVDELPRNQSGKLLKRELRSPVK, from the coding sequence ATGAGCACCGGTACGCGCGTCAACACTGTCGATGGCATCTTGCGGCGGTCGGCCGCCCGATTTCCGAACCGCCCAGCCGTAGTCTTCGACGGCCGAAGCCTTACCTACCGTCACCTCGACGAGACCGTCAGTCGGGTGGCCCGGTATCTGCTCTCTTTAGGCCTGGTGAAGGGCGACCGCGTCGCAGCCTACGGGGTCAACTCGGACGCGTATCTCGTCGGTTTCTTGGCGTGTGCAAGGGCGGGACTGATTCACGTCCCGGTGAACTACGCATTGGTGGGGAACGAGCTCGGCTACCTCATTGCTCAGTCGGGGGCGCGCGCCGCACTGGTCGATCCCGAACTCGCCGACGTCTTGCAGTCGGTTCGGCGTGAACACGATATCGATGTCGTTCTTTCCCTTGCGGACTTGGTGGATCTGGCGTTCGACGAGGATGCGTCCGAACTCGACTCCGCTGTCGAATCCGGCGATCTCGCACAGCTTCTCTACACCTCAGGAACGACGTCGAAGCCCAAGGGCGCCATGATGTCTCATGGCGCACTGGTAGCCGAGTACGTGTCCTCGGTAATTGCTCTCGGTCTAGGACGAGACGACAATCCGCTCGTGGTGATGCCGCTCTACCACTCGGCGGGAATGCATGTATTCACGCTGCCGTATCTGTCGGTCGGCGCAACGATACATCTGATGAGCAAGCCCGTCGTGCCGGAAATTCTGCGGAGGATCGAAGCTGATCGGATCGGCTCGTTGTTCTTGGCGCCCACGGTCTGGGTCCCGCTCGCCAATCATCCAGATCTCGAGACCCGTGACCTGTCTTCCTTGACCAAAGCGCAGTACGGGGCGTCGATCATGCCGGTGACGGTCCTCAACCGATTACGCGCGAAGTACCCGAACATCGAGTTCTACAACTGCTTCGGTCAGTCCGAAATCGGGCCGCTGGCAACGGTATTGCAACCTGAGGAGCACGAGGACCGGCCGGCTTCCTGCGGGAGGGCCGTGTTCTTCGTCGAGACTCGTGTCGTCGACGCCGACGGTAACGACGTTCCCGACGGCGAACCTGGTGAGGTGCTGTATCGATCGCCGCAGCTGTGCGACGGCTACTGGGACAACCCGGATGCGACGGCAGATGCATTCCGCGACGGGTGGTTTCATTCCGGGGACCTGGTGACGCGCGACTCGGAGGGCTTCATTACCGTCGTCGATCGCATCAAAGACGTCATCAACACCGGCGGTATCCTCGTCGCGTCGCGTGAAGTCGAGGACGCGATCTATACGCACCCTGCCGTCGCCGAGGTCGCCGTCATCGGGACCCCCGACGACAAGTGGATCGAGGCTGTCACCGCTGTCGTCGTGCTCAAGGACGGCCACGACGCCACCGCCGATGCACTCATCGCCCATGTGAAGGGATTGATCGCGCCGTTCAAGGTTCCCAAGAACGTGGTGTTCGTCGACGAGTTGCCGCGCAACCAAAGTGGCAAGCTCCTCAAGCGTGAACTGAGGTCGCCGGTGAAGTGA
- a CDS encoding tellurium resistance protein, with product MAIDYTRKPTTPPAAAVSLSKVTLSKAAPTISLTKSGEKQGAMRVNLNWSSGAAAPQPKKKGFLAKLAAASYGSGGVDLDLGCLYELADGTKGVIQALGKSFGSLDTAPYIALDGDDRSGTVTGGENMHINLARPENFKRILIFAMIYDGAPNWAAVDGVVTLFPTTGPQVEVRLDSDNNSARICSIALLENTKQGITVTREVEYIEGSQSDLDKKYGWGMKWAAGRK from the coding sequence ATGGCCATCGACTACACCCGCAAGCCCACGACACCGCCGGCGGCGGCAGTGAGCCTGAGCAAGGTGACCTTGTCCAAGGCCGCACCCACCATCAGCCTGACGAAGTCCGGTGAGAAACAAGGCGCGATGCGCGTAAATCTCAACTGGTCGAGCGGCGCGGCCGCGCCGCAGCCTAAGAAGAAGGGTTTCCTCGCCAAGCTCGCTGCCGCCTCGTACGGCAGCGGCGGAGTCGACCTCGACCTCGGATGCTTGTACGAGCTGGCCGACGGCACCAAGGGTGTTATCCAAGCACTCGGAAAAAGCTTCGGCTCCCTCGACACAGCGCCCTACATCGCGCTCGATGGCGACGACCGTTCAGGCACTGTGACCGGCGGCGAGAACATGCATATCAACCTCGCGCGGCCGGAGAATTTCAAGCGGATACTGATCTTCGCCATGATCTACGACGGCGCACCCAACTGGGCCGCAGTCGACGGCGTCGTCACCCTCTTCCCCACTACCGGACCCCAGGTAGAGGTTCGGCTCGACTCCGACAACAACTCCGCCCGCATCTGCTCGATCGCACTGCTGGAGAACACCAAGCAGGGTATTACCGTAACCCGCGAGGTCGAGTACATCGAGGGCAGCCAGTCGGACCTGGACAAGAAGTACGGGTGGGGCATGAAGTGGGCAGCAGGACGAAAGTAG
- a CDS encoding NAD-dependent succinate-semialdehyde dehydrogenase: protein MTTYKTVNPANGTTVKEFETLDTAGVERVLAAAHSGYLTWSKTSPKHRAEILHKVADLYVERSDELARSIAVEMGKPLAQAKGEVQLSSAIYQYYADNGPTLLEDEKLDVPGAEESVLQRKPIGALIGVMPWNFPYYQVARFAGPNLMLGNTILLKHAPNCPQSALLMEEIFQQAGLPADAYINIFASNEQIADMIADPRVQGVSLTGSERAGTSVGETAGRNLKKVVLELGGSDAFILLDTDDMDATVQSATRARLSNAGQACNSAKRLIVTEQYFDEFVTKLTASFGATTTGDPLDENTVLGPLSSQTAADTLIEQIEDAVAKGATLLTGGKKVDGPGAYVEPTLLTNVTPDMRAYSEELFGPAGVIYKVKDAEEAIELANASAYGLSGSVWSTDLDNARTVANQLDVGMAFVNEHGTTLPGLPFGGVKRSGVGRELGPWGMDEFVNKKLVRVSKK, encoded by the coding sequence ATGACAACCTACAAAACTGTCAATCCTGCCAACGGCACAACCGTGAAGGAATTCGAGACCCTCGACACTGCCGGTGTCGAGCGAGTGCTCGCCGCTGCACACTCCGGCTACCTGACGTGGAGCAAGACGTCGCCGAAGCATCGTGCAGAGATCCTGCACAAAGTTGCCGACCTCTATGTCGAACGATCCGACGAGTTGGCTCGAAGCATTGCCGTCGAGATGGGCAAGCCGCTCGCCCAAGCGAAGGGCGAGGTTCAGTTGTCCTCGGCCATCTACCAGTACTACGCCGACAACGGCCCGACGTTGCTCGAGGACGAGAAACTCGACGTCCCCGGGGCCGAGGAGTCCGTGCTTCAGCGCAAGCCGATCGGTGCGCTCATCGGCGTCATGCCGTGGAACTTCCCGTATTACCAAGTTGCTCGGTTCGCCGGCCCGAATCTGATGCTCGGTAACACGATCCTGCTCAAGCACGCACCGAACTGTCCGCAGTCGGCTCTGCTCATGGAGGAAATCTTCCAGCAGGCGGGTCTGCCCGCAGATGCGTACATCAACATCTTCGCGAGCAACGAGCAGATCGCAGACATGATTGCCGATCCGCGGGTCCAGGGCGTATCACTCACCGGTAGCGAGCGCGCCGGCACTTCGGTGGGCGAGACAGCCGGCCGTAACCTCAAGAAGGTCGTGCTGGAACTGGGAGGTTCCGATGCGTTCATCCTCCTCGACACTGACGACATGGATGCCACCGTCCAATCGGCAACGCGTGCGCGGCTGTCCAATGCCGGTCAGGCATGCAACTCCGCCAAGCGCCTCATCGTCACCGAGCAGTACTTCGACGAGTTCGTCACCAAGCTGACCGCGTCGTTCGGCGCAACTACCACAGGTGATCCGCTGGATGAGAACACTGTCCTCGGACCGTTGTCCTCGCAGACGGCCGCAGACACACTCATCGAGCAGATCGAGGACGCCGTCGCCAAGGGAGCCACCTTGCTCACCGGCGGTAAGAAGGTCGACGGACCAGGCGCGTACGTCGAGCCGACACTGTTGACCAATGTCACCCCGGATATGCGCGCGTACAGCGAAGAGCTGTTCGGGCCCGCAGGGGTGATCTACAAGGTGAAGGATGCCGAGGAAGCGATCGAGTTGGCCAACGCGTCCGCATACGGGTTGAGTGGCTCGGTGTGGAGCACCGACCTCGACAACGCGCGGACAGTGGCAAACCAACTCGACGTGGGAATGGCCTTCGTCAACGAGCACGGCACCACGCTCCCCGGCCTACCGTTCGGTGGGGTCAAGCGCTCCGGCGTCGGCCGCGAACTGGGTCCGTGGGGCATGGACGAGTTCGTGAACAAGAAGCTCGTTCGCGTCTCCAAGAAGTAA